The following are from one region of the Nicotiana tabacum cultivar K326 chromosome 3, ASM71507v2, whole genome shotgun sequence genome:
- the LOC107786712 gene encoding T-complex protein 1 subunit zeta 1-like: MSVKVLNPNAEVLNKSAALHMNINAAKGLQDVLKTNLGPKGTIKMLVGGAGDIKLTKDGNTLLKEMQIQNPTAIMIARTAVAQDDTSGDGTTSTVLFIGELMKQSERCIDEGMHPRVVVDGFEIAKRATLQFLEKFKTPVVMGNEPDKEILKMVARTTLRTKLYEALADQLTDIVANAVLCIRKPEEAIDLFMVEIMHMRHKFDVDTRLVEGLVLDHGSRHPDMKRRAENCYIMTCNVSLEYEKSEVNAGFFYSNAEQREAMVAAERRSVDERVQKIIDLKNKVCAGNDNNFVIINQKGIDPPSLDILARAGIIALRRAKRRNMERLVLACGGEAVNSVGDLTPDCLGWAGLVYEHVLGEEKYTFVENVKNPHSCTILIKGPNDHTIAQIKDAVRDGLRAVKNTIEDEAVVLGAGTFEVAARQHLINEVKKTVKGRAQLGVEAFANALLVIPKTLAENSGLDTQDVIIALTGEHDKGNVVGLNHHTGEPIDPQMEGIFDNYSVKRQIVNSGPVIASQLLLVDEVIRAGRNMRKPN, translated from the exons ATGTCTGTAAAGGTACTGAATCCAAATGCAGAGGTGCTCAACAAATCTGCGGCGCTTCACATGAACATCAACGCCGCCAAGGGTTTACAGGATGTTCTCAAAACCAATCTTGGCCCTAAAGGCACCATCAAGAT GCTTGTTGGCGGTGCGGGTGACATTAAGCTCACTAAGGATGGTAACACATTGTTGAAAGAGATG CAAATTCAGAACCCAACTGCAATAATGATTGCTAGGACTGCTGTAGCTCAAGATGATACTAGTGGGGATGGTACTACATCTACTGTGCTTTTCATTGGGGAGCTCATGAAACAATCTGAACGATGCATAGATGAAG GGATGCATCCTCGTGTGGTAGTTGATGGTTTTGAAATAGCAAAAAGAGCAACTCTACAATTTCTCGAAAAATTTAAGACTCCTGTAGTGATGGGTAATGAGCCAGATAAAGAGATATTGAAGATGGTTGCAAGAACGACATTGAGAACAAAG TTGTATGAAGCACTGGCTGATCAGCTAACTGACATTGTTGCTAATGCT GTGCTCTGCATTCGCAAGCCTGAAGAAGCTATTGATCTTTTTATGGTTGAGATAATGCACATGCGTCACAAATTTGATGTGGACACTCGTTTG GTTGAGGGTCTTGTACTTGATCATGGTTCAAGACATCCAGACATGAAAAGACGGGCAGAGAACTGTTACATTATGACTTGTAATGTCTCTCTTGAATACGAGAAGAG TGAAGTAAACGCAGGCTTTTTCTACTCAAATGCAGAGCAAAGAGAGGCAATGGTTGCTGCAGAGAGGCGTTCTGTTGATGAGAGGGTGCAAAAGATAATTGACCTAAAGAACAAG GTCTGTGCTGGAAATGACAACAATTTTGTTATCATCAATCAGAAGGGGATTGATCCTCCATCTCTTGACATTCTTGCTCGGGCAGGA ATAATCGCACTTCGAAGGGCAAAGAGGAGAAATATGGAACGTTTGGTTTTGGCTTGTGGTGGGGAGGCAGTTAACTCTGTTGGTGACCTAACTCCTGATTGCCTTGGCTGGGCTGGGCTGGTCTATGAGCATGTTCTTGGTGAAGAGAAGTATACCTTTGTAGAAAATGTCAAAAATCCTCATTCCTGTACTATTCTTATCAAAG GGCCTAATGATCACACAATAGCTCAAATCAAGGATGCAGTTCGTGATGGACTAAGGGCAGTCAAAAATACCATTGAAGATGAAGCAGTTGTACTC GGTGCCGGGACCTTCGAAGTTGCAGCTCGTCAACACCTGATTAACGAAGTGAAAAAGACTGTTAAAGGG CGTGCTCAACTTGGAGTGGAAGCTTTTGCTAATGCCCTCCTTGTGATACCAAAGACACTTGCTGAGAACTCTGGCCTTGATACACAAGATGTGATCATAGCTCTAACG GGAGAGCATGACAAAGGAAATGTTGTCGGACTAAATCATCACACTGGAGAACCTATAGATCCACAAATGGAGGGTATATTTGACAACTATTCCGTGAAGCGTCAGATTGTTAATTCTGG GCCTGTTATAGCATCTCAGTTGTTACTTGTTGATGAAGTAATTCGTGCTGGACGAAACATGAGGAAACCAAATTAG